The Bradysia coprophila strain Holo2 unplaced genomic scaffold, BU_Bcop_v1 contig_352, whole genome shotgun sequence region ccaaaaatatCAGACCTCACACATACACCAAAACCAATAGAACAAAGAACATAGCAACACGCacacatacaaacaatcataGTAATTGAGATAATACATTAGAAGATTACTGACTGTAATCGAAAGCtcggaaaaaataaattatggaaaaatcaAACCACGTAtccaattattaaaaaatgaataaactgatttttcactaatttctcAGGGATATGACCTAGAGGAGCCACTATCAATAGGGTTCATGTTCGCGAAAAGACGCATATGTCGGTATGTCGCATATGTCGTTTATTCAAATCGGACGATATTTACTCAAATAAACGTTGAGCTCCTATTTTCTGGCGCTAGACCCTAGACTTTCAGTCAAGAGAacttctataaaaaaaacttcaattaaaattattggaTTAGGTCAAGAAACAAATCGATTGTCCGTTAACTCAGTTCAAAGGTCGCAAATTGGCAaacaattattgaaaattcaaacttcAATTCGATAATGCTACAATTCAACAATGTTCCAGGAGatgaaaacactaaaaaaataGCACACAACACTATGTTAAGGTAATTAATTTACATTACTAAAACCGGTAAAAACCTGTTTCTATCCCACACATGGAACTTTATCTCTTCTACCCGAGTACCGATTTTAAAAGAAGtagttggaagaaaattttatcagaTTCCAAGCTACCAAATATAAAAGTTGCAAGATTATCAAGAAAGTCATAGcttttcacaataaattttccggTTGTAGAAGTAGAAGATTCTGGACACACCGCTGCTCCTAGCATAAACAAATCTTATTGGTTTGTACTGTTCAACGAAGTAAAAATGCTCCAGGGTCAATGAGTGATGagatttttccaactttgtacgttcattcgaaaaatttgaacatttttgattgttGATATACcgcaaaaggtttttgaacgaGGGTTTGAGTCtgatgaaaatggttttccagctggtgaaaaaatttttgaatcggacacaccatttttgtttttgggcGTTTGTGGTGCTATCGATAGGGAATTTCAAGGtgatcatttcgtagaagaagttttttttaaacgaccaCTCCGGCTCGGAGCGACtcatagaaaatttgaaaatttcaaaatcatgcctttttcagaaacattttccCCGAAATGAAACGATCCGGCCGGTTTCGAACTGGTAGTTCGTAGAGAATTGACAGacgattctaataaaagtaTCGTCGGGTCGAAAAGTTGTAGCtgttcattttattggcttaaaatgaaggctagcacatcccattgtacaacacattttctgtgaTATTTGCTACAGAACGAATGAGCATCTTATTATTGGTGGAATGGTTTGCCATTGGTTTTCTCGAATAAAGGTAATTATACCTTAAGAATGTCTTTCCGAATTGGTCCTTATACGCAAGCCTTTGACGTTTTGAGCTTATATGATCTCGTAAACCTCGTAAATTAAAATAGCGAACTATATCAAGGAAGTACCTCAATATCTCTTATCACGaggagtaaaagtacctctgGCTGACGCCCTCGGATAGTTTTACTCATTACTATCTCATTACCTCCCTGATATAGTAATCGTTGAATGCATCGCTTTATAACTTTTTacgttcaaaatatttgtaaatattgATTTGGTTCATATATTTAACACATATAAAAATGCATATGGAACGAGTGGAACGAAAGAATAAAACGAAACGAATGAGAACGTAAAAACTTAAAATGCGATACGTTTAATTTGTCTCTGCTTATTACAGCACATTTGGAAAGGTTTTAGGTTCGATTTAAGCAAGGGCTTCTTGTAAACGTTGGTCGTTATCGAATAGATTATATTTAAATAGTGCGCACTCTAAAGGGAAGGTGATTTTTAGACCTCCTCACACGTACGCTAAAATACAAAggaaaacatagctaacgccgacccgtacgaaacacctattcgtatcaaaagcctttactgtgaaactcttcatttcttttacttcattctctactgaaaagctattcgccctttaaagtcacttgcattatccactctttgccttgttatcatatacatataggtacggtcaatacctatctaataaagctaaaacagacgaaatatgttcaaatgtggccgacctacaagcaaaaactgcttgccgccctgtgcctgttccacaccaaggggtctaactcacgagtcggtcatccgatttccataaacttttttttgtcgatcggtattgtaaataccttttatttgacgtatcacttacaagtttaacgtttaaatgtccggagatatcttcgaaaaaccgtaaagcacttattgggccacagctcgggaggggtcgatccaaaatcactcatcttcgaacttagcctgtcttgtgacattaccaaacgggaaaaaaaagaattttcaaaatcggatgcgttttactcaagttatcgtgcagacagatagacggacagacggacagaaggacagacggacagacggacatttttttttcgcggatttggcatctctagacaaccacaataggtttccccttactcagggagtccaattcgacgtgttacaaacgtatgcgtaaacctataagaccccagtacttcgtacgggtctaaaaatttatgaaatttaggGCGTGAGCACTATTCAACACCAATGGAAATAAACCATTTGTTTTCAGATTTCAACACCAGAATATTAACCCTATGCAAACGACAACAGAGATCAGAGTCCATTATTAGgaactttatttatttacagaaATTGCCGAATTTTACCTAAATTTATCGAAACTTTACTGAGATATACCGAAAGGttttcacattaaatttttggaaagtTTCGCTATATTTCGGCAACTTAGTATTCAAGTCTGCTACATCtgttattcaaataaatttccgaCGTTTGATCCAgaacacagcactgcttctagctagcatgaatatagaaaatattcgaaggCTGAAGAAATCACAGTATATTCACTACGTTTCTTTTGTACAGATTTTTGTCGTGCCagtcatttcattttaaatttctatAATATTTATCTCTCTATGAGCGACCAGAAAAACCGACGTTGCTTATTTCACGTAGAATCAACAATTTATTGACATGAACTTTCGTCACAGaacttttgcaaatttttttaccGCTTCCTTATAAAATTGGAACACCAAATGACAAGCTTCTTTACAGCGAACCAGAGCGTCATTGTACTGCCCAATTGTGTATTTACCCGATGTATGAAGTGCTACCGTGCTCTTCTGCACGCTATCGAAAACGAATGTAAAATGAGCCACTGCTTCGGCCGATTGTCGATGATTTGGATCGAGTATTATGTCACTATTTGCATCAACAATGCAATGAACGGCTCCGATTAGGAATTTCATGGACAAACCGCTGCTAATCAATGCCAAGCAGGCAGCGTTTACAGAACATGCGATCAGCTGACGATAGATGAatggttaaaattttgaattcgaATTGAAATTGGGTAAATCTCACCCCTTCATTGTCCTCCATTTCTTGTAACTGTATAGTTATTGCCGTTCGCGGATATAGGACAGATAGTAGCGCCGTTTCACAGGTATTCCGTATCATCTGCTCTCTTAACCGGTCACCAACACTGGGAAGTCCGCTTTTAGGCCGATAATAAACTTCGACATGAGCCTTATCAATACGCAGATTTTGTAGTCTCACCTCAATTGGACCGTACACGGATGCCATCACTGCCGTTTCTCCTACAAGTGAGAGATGTGAAGAACTTCATAAAACATGGACCACTACAAAGTTATTGGAAAGGCGGTCTTATACCTTGTGTGAGCAAAGCAGACCCATCAGATCGAGTCAATGCGTGCAATTCACAGTGCATTGGTCGAATAATGTCTTCTGTGTTGGTGTCACTAGTATTcgacattttatttactaTTTATGTGATTTTTCCGGCTTCGAATCGAATATGATTTTGCACTGTTTACAACATAACAGCCAAGCGTGGTCTTATACGTATGGAAACAAATTTGTACACATTTGTGTTGAACGTTTTCAGCACATATAGACACATTTTGTCAGTCATACTCAAAATATGTTTAGATACGGTGAGTCTAATTCGAGGCGCAATCATATAAATTACGAAGAACATTTAGCGAATCCATCGAATCGGACTGATGATAATAGCTCCAAGGACTGGTCGGGCTCGCTTGTATGAATATGAATAAAACGAACTAATAGTCTAGTTGGTCTAGTTGGAGCTGTTCAAGGAATTAACACAGTAGTATTGGTCTTGTGATCACCAAATGCCACCAAAAGCAGTGAAAATGAAAGGTTATGATCATACcaatcagttttttttgtgtcaaatTTGATCACGGAACTTGGGGCCGAGTAAAGCTGCGATACTACTTTTCATTACCTAACAAAAAGGCCGTAACAAATCGTGCAATTTTAACACATTCAAAgtaattgcggcttgccaactttcggcaccctggactttacttaaatagtagatgcctccaaataaatttctcagaatccaGAACtgaaatctagatttttagaaatttatttggaggcattccacgactatttaagtaaagtccagggtgccgaaagttgaaaaGCCGCAATTACTTTGAATGTGTTAATGACATAGAAGATAGAGATAAGTTTGAATGGAGAGATTAAAAGGTGCAGCCGTGCAGAGACAGgcaaatttcagcatgaatttgcttcagctgttttttagcTGATCCACCCATGCAATCAAAACGTATAAggaattttgattgtttgtaaatattgatCAGTTGacaaacagctgaagcaaattcatgatgAAATTTCACTCTCTGACGAAAGAAGGAGGAAGATCATGGCTCGCGTGTGCTGTTGCTCATTCTCTTCCCCGTATCGAAGCAATGTCTCGTTTAACTATCCACCCGAAGAATCGACATAAAATTGGTGCAAATAGCtataggagaatgatgtttagaaactaagaagaaatgtaattaaaattactgctgtcactgcgcttattttcatgtgaaccaacttcactactgtgacatttcataggAATGAATCAATTTGAAGTTGTTTCGCAAAAAAATAGGCCagtaagaatgaagtactataaaaa contains the following coding sequences:
- the LOC119081194 gene encoding exosome complex component RRP46 — encoded protein: MSNTSDTNTEDIIRPMHCELHALTRSDGSALLTQGETAVMASVYGPIEVRLQNLRIDKAHVEVYYRPKSGLPSVGDRLREQMIRNTCETALLSVLYPRTAITIQLQEMEDNEGLIACSVNAACLALISSGLSMKFLIGAVHCIVDANSDIILDPNHRQSAEAVAHFTFVFDSVQKSTVALHTSGKYTIGQYNDALVRCKEACHLVFQFYKEAVKKFAKVL